From a single Fulvivirga ulvae genomic region:
- a CDS encoding lysozyme inhibitor LprI family protein, translated as MAGTTSEIIDCQIRAAEAWDKELNKYYKLYLSKLNEGGKVVLIEAQREWICL; from the coding sequence ATTGCCGGCACTACCAGTGAAATAATTGATTGCCAGATACGGGCGGCCGAGGCGTGGGACAAAGAACTCAATAAATACTACAAGTTGTATCTTTCAAAATTGAATGAAGGAGGAAAGGTCGTGCTAATAGAAGCTCAGAGGGAGTGGATTTGTTTATAG
- a CDS encoding LysM peptidoglycan-binding domain-containing protein, producing MFEDKTPSPGSTQPHPLDASLGLTGALPESQPFFDPFAPQWDDEVNQRVRPRPKGSVPPFKSMYKNMPGMISKIDLNKVPGLLRIRDRDKSKEKPKKAPPVASHTTVPGDTLASLVSKYKVSEDALRQANADKVKKFKRNNGQGHLEGFDVGVELAIPSGEATPVKATTAPVTEAPSETQVEKGGMASTENMILEELVTTGASSDTAKEDKIKEGGASASAKMAENDLKRVKPHLTKLTAVAKKHGLPPALLAALASRETRAGKFVNDEGYGTYDPNGYGLLQVDKNAHTPEGEPFSEEHIEQAAGILLGMLEVIKREFPQWTRAEQLRGAIARYNGGLRKINGLAAVDNITTKKDYSADVWARARHYAGLEEFGGKGELPEIPTQATTIEEKEAAPEADTSLICSSVGRPSGNLKKEELHRERINYADDVMLIQDRLLELGLLSRADHSSERNAMVIPESTKSIKPEELFGTAEPVEKVKSDTQYRAQMAPEHLVATIKAIEVFQREVRGLSGKGVDGRIDPGQNTIKALMSSSMTAEAVQSARSTYAARKVEAEKKAEEVAAEKARIDAIRNEPVTEENIDRIIRSPRSTEGVAAYLSEYLVYNPKFVQKALERLGGGGAKKEVIINLLSISSDSTLMRCDIEVLETMKNAFNKAFLNYSSVVYSVREEQRQVERLIKLLERTKSLNLKDLAIEAVDNQKDQRKYRWNWEDKNAGTGVDCSHFIKEVVATAESEEARRLKQDKGYLTPEEINTYSKSFNDKNLKEFEDEERGTRRMARYLEKYGYYSTSLEDVKEGDIVFIGPGKEKSIGSIGHIVIIIEIRDTKDGKEYQFADAGMQEAKYVDGSYSGGGRSVRGINILDSEGIVWKGSKVERHFKGTGNLKRETK from the coding sequence ATGTTTGAAGACAAAACACCATCCCCCGGATCGACCCAGCCACATCCTTTGGATGCTTCTCTGGGGTTAACCGGTGCCTTACCCGAAAGTCAGCCTTTTTTTGATCCTTTTGCCCCTCAATGGGACGATGAGGTCAATCAGCGTGTTCGGCCCAGGCCTAAAGGCTCGGTACCTCCCTTTAAGTCCATGTATAAGAATATGCCGGGCATGATCTCAAAAATAGACCTGAACAAGGTGCCCGGCCTGCTCAGGATTAGGGATAGGGATAAATCAAAAGAAAAACCGAAAAAAGCACCTCCGGTCGCCAGCCATACTACCGTACCCGGAGATACGCTGGCCTCTCTGGTATCAAAATACAAAGTCAGTGAAGATGCTTTAAGACAGGCCAATGCGGACAAGGTAAAGAAGTTCAAAAGAAACAATGGCCAAGGGCACCTGGAAGGGTTCGATGTTGGGGTTGAGCTGGCAATCCCTTCAGGAGAAGCTACCCCTGTAAAGGCGACTACAGCACCGGTAACTGAAGCACCCTCTGAAACCCAGGTAGAAAAAGGGGGCATGGCCAGTACAGAAAACATGATCCTGGAGGAGTTGGTGACTACCGGGGCATCTTCTGATACAGCAAAAGAAGATAAAATTAAAGAAGGTGGTGCATCGGCCTCTGCAAAGATGGCCGAAAATGATTTGAAGCGGGTAAAACCCCATCTCACCAAACTCACTGCAGTAGCCAAAAAACATGGCTTGCCACCGGCCCTGCTGGCAGCTCTTGCCAGCAGGGAAACCCGGGCAGGCAAATTCGTGAACGATGAGGGATATGGAACTTATGACCCCAATGGCTATGGGCTTTTACAGGTAGATAAAAATGCCCACACCCCGGAAGGTGAACCCTTCAGTGAGGAGCATATTGAGCAGGCTGCAGGTATTTTGCTGGGGATGCTGGAAGTTATCAAAAGAGAATTTCCGCAGTGGACAAGGGCTGAACAGCTCAGGGGAGCAATAGCCAGGTATAACGGAGGGCTTCGGAAAATAAACGGCCTGGCAGCAGTTGATAATATCACCACAAAAAAAGACTACTCCGCAGATGTATGGGCAAGGGCACGGCATTATGCCGGGCTGGAGGAGTTTGGAGGCAAAGGAGAGCTGCCTGAAATACCAACTCAAGCCACCACAATAGAAGAGAAAGAAGCTGCCCCTGAGGCCGATACCTCCCTGATCTGCTCATCAGTAGGAAGGCCTTCCGGCAATTTGAAGAAGGAAGAGCTTCATAGGGAGAGGATCAACTATGCCGATGATGTGATGTTGATCCAAGACAGGTTGCTGGAGCTTGGGCTACTGTCCAGGGCTGACCATAGCAGTGAGAGGAATGCCATGGTTATTCCTGAAAGCACTAAATCCATAAAGCCGGAAGAATTGTTTGGAACAGCCGAACCTGTAGAAAAGGTCAAAAGCGATACTCAATACCGGGCTCAGATGGCGCCGGAGCATTTAGTGGCTACCATTAAGGCGATAGAGGTCTTTCAGCGAGAGGTAAGGGGGCTAAGTGGAAAGGGTGTAGATGGACGTATTGATCCGGGGCAAAACACTATAAAGGCGCTGATGTCCTCATCTATGACCGCAGAGGCCGTTCAGTCGGCACGAAGCACATACGCTGCCAGGAAAGTTGAAGCAGAGAAGAAAGCTGAAGAAGTGGCTGCCGAAAAGGCGAGAATTGATGCCATAAGAAATGAACCGGTTACGGAAGAAAATATAGACAGGATCATTCGATCACCAAGGAGTACGGAAGGCGTAGCGGCATATTTATCAGAGTATTTGGTCTACAACCCAAAATTTGTACAGAAGGCTTTGGAGAGGCTAGGGGGTGGTGGCGCAAAAAAAGAGGTGATCATAAACCTGCTATCTATATCTTCTGACTCGACATTGATGCGCTGCGATATTGAGGTGTTGGAGACTATGAAAAATGCGTTTAACAAAGCGTTTTTAAATTATAGTTCAGTCGTATACAGTGTCCGGGAGGAGCAGCGGCAGGTCGAACGCCTTATAAAACTGCTGGAAAGGACAAAAAGCCTCAATTTAAAGGATTTAGCTATTGAAGCTGTAGACAATCAAAAAGACCAGAGAAAATACAGGTGGAACTGGGAAGATAAAAATGCCGGGACAGGTGTAGATTGCTCACACTTCATTAAAGAAGTGGTAGCTACGGCCGAATCAGAGGAGGCCAGACGCCTTAAGCAGGACAAAGGTTATTTGACTCCCGAAGAGATCAATACCTATAGCAAATCTTTTAATGATAAGAACCTAAAAGAATTTGAGGATGAGGAGCGCGGCACAAGAAGAATGGCCAGGTACCTGGAGAAATATGGGTATTATAGCACGTCATTAGAGGATGTGAAAGAAGGAGATATTGTTTTTATCGGCCCTGGGAAAGAGAAGAGTATAGGGAGTATTGGGCATATTGTGATAATTATTGAAATAAGAGATACTAAAGATGGAAAAGAGTATCAATTTGCCGATGCAGGAATGCAAGAGGCTAAGTATGTCGATGGTAGCTATTCTGGAGGAGGTAGAAGTGTGAGAGGGATAAACATACTAGACTCTGAAGGTATTGTATGGAAAGGGAGCAAGGTTGAAAGGCATTTTAAAGGAACGGGAAACCTTAAAAGAGAGACTAAGTAA
- a CDS encoding ATP-binding protein encodes MKEEELPLFATIETDIHWAKEIIAQRCESLNGYQEDKVTEDFLLNNYPPEVAETTYYSQLITSLSDAHKVDDPAWLPVAERLLLTLTLASHVCPTLFEPFSYFQAQGIGINRVGGVKSNGLLGFIPTGETVLFLLAGENVTLRQQIIRKIFDNTHPLMRMGVISLHEVTHNLSRFHGALILSDEYYSLLVEGRPFIPAFSQSFPAQCIDTEESWDDLVVGSQTRFALEEINIWLKEKKQMMDDDHVNRKIKKGYKALFYGPSGTGKTMAASLIGKEADVPVFRIDLSLVVSKYIGETEKNLAAIFDKAENRNWVLFFDEADALFGKRTQTSSANDRYANQEVSYLLQRVENFNGLVILSSNLKANMDSAFTRRFQTMIKFPVPSEVLRKELFNRAFQGRYTIVNTELLDKVVKKYELTGAEINNIFRYCAMMTLHYGHEKVTEEIFTDGVIKELRKKGKAI; translated from the coding sequence ATGAAAGAGGAGGAGCTTCCATTATTTGCGACTATAGAAACTGACATCCATTGGGCCAAAGAAATCATTGCCCAGCGTTGTGAAAGCCTGAACGGCTACCAGGAAGACAAGGTGACTGAGGACTTTTTATTGAACAATTATCCTCCGGAAGTTGCTGAGACAACTTATTACAGCCAATTGATCACTAGTTTATCTGATGCCCACAAGGTTGATGATCCTGCCTGGCTACCTGTTGCCGAGCGTTTGCTGCTAACGCTGACTTTAGCTTCTCATGTATGTCCCACCTTATTTGAGCCTTTCTCCTACTTTCAGGCTCAGGGCATAGGGATCAACCGCGTGGGCGGAGTAAAGAGCAATGGACTTTTGGGCTTTATTCCAACCGGGGAAACCGTATTGTTTTTACTTGCCGGAGAAAATGTCACACTTCGTCAGCAAATCATTAGAAAAATATTCGATAATACCCACCCCCTTATGCGCATGGGTGTTATTTCACTCCATGAAGTAACTCACAACCTGTCCCGCTTTCATGGTGCATTGATATTGTCCGATGAGTATTACAGTTTACTGGTAGAAGGCCGGCCTTTTATTCCTGCATTCAGCCAATCGTTTCCGGCGCAGTGTATAGATACGGAGGAAAGCTGGGATGACCTGGTAGTTGGCAGTCAAACGCGGTTTGCCCTTGAGGAAATCAATATCTGGCTCAAAGAGAAAAAGCAGATGATGGATGATGACCATGTAAACCGTAAAATAAAAAAGGGGTACAAGGCATTATTTTACGGCCCATCAGGCACCGGTAAAACCATGGCGGCCAGCCTTATTGGGAAAGAAGCAGATGTACCTGTATTCAGGATAGACCTTTCGCTGGTGGTGAGTAAATACATCGGGGAAACGGAGAAGAACCTTGCAGCCATTTTTGACAAAGCCGAAAACCGCAACTGGGTACTTTTCTTTGATGAGGCTGACGCCTTATTTGGAAAACGTACACAAACCAGTAGCGCCAATGACCGGTATGCTAATCAGGAGGTTTCATATCTCTTGCAGAGAGTGGAAAATTTCAATGGACTGGTAATTCTCTCCAGCAACTTAAAAGCAAATATGGACTCCGCTTTTACGAGAAGGTTTCAGACGATGATCAAATTCCCTGTTCCTAGTGAAGTACTACGCAAGGAGCTTTTTAACCGCGCTTTTCAAGGCAGGTATACCATTGTAAACACTGAGTTACTGGATAAGGTAGTGAAGAAATATGAACTGACCGGTGCGGAGATCAACAATATCTTTCGCTACTGTGCCATGATGACGCTGCATTACGGTCATGAAAAGGTCACTGAAGAGATCTTTACAGATGGTGTTATCAAAGAGTTAAGAAAAAAAGGGAAGGCCATATAA
- a CDS encoding T9SS type A sorting domain-containing protein: protein MAVVESTSPAEGSKVSVRNRVVSISFNGAVRMINDDEINDENASSLISITAKGSNITSGYVVTMRNDSKKITITFSDLLIPDADYIIRLEPVEYNDDQASDPFTLNFSTGALVSINDLTFSNKLCAGDTANLAAITINEGFIGNFYNEGGGGAHQDIQLKLPDGLSFDISNATLSVNDGTSTDLMIDGVRFFINDSNFPGALLIGFVPNSASGASFTDIIRLTGVKVVASPNITPGDYEIKLVNVDLSYPGLFVDDVVGTVTVSGYETVSLSHDGGGFDSLVSICAGDPVTFTASEGTSPYVFYKKGSGDELETGNTYTSTTLSHEDEVYAVSSGSITECGGESNVISVVVTDSTPPVITLTDIENNTENTVGSGQTFAIPTTAVGVKLSADQVGSFSGDSLVISEDNVEFLTNKVGKKPGLYSVIFHSEDECKPDVSFTIEVYDNSRNQLLGLKNNGICYHATTLIPIGWLGEGVDGELDSISSTPNVVTGSLNPAYNGGLSSGYYIDPNMVRDTSLVGKEITFNIVYINNSGTKDTTEQTVSVQGTAQLEIILAGDIPLEDRYCENASPIRIVGNPLGTNDVIKTFSILDLSESTNINDAKPLTDLTFIFDPEQEDSSTINNLTYNNDKGYLIVYEYVSEYGCVAQITDTIQVVPLPDSLSATPVQFDYCIGDEIGFIKIDKPDTIDIAWYNSQGFLLDVADSLFPSVNTSFPEVFDFSVRPQNVDIGCMGPDTKLSIRVGEFPKANFTFLSNCSSDSKITFNSSKSQGGAAQRDKIENVYWNFHSPDTLVQTEDTLVSHIFPGGGTYEVSLVVETVLGCTDTLSQIVSVFETTNETINNEVYLETFNIGNGGWISTRDNNNANGLASNSSWQITHINNSPAWVTANDTTGVFNDNENSWVESPCFNLDLWERPKIDMDIRYFTDKFEGATLQYAISDEKNDEKWETLGEVEGGINWFNSSGVAASPGEQTIGWEGGTGEWKKARISLDDVKENAGGKPVRFRIAFASLELGNGRENNYDGFAFDNFAIRERNRMIVLEHFTNVEAESNEFENNYVDDFANARPYEVIKIEYHTSYPASDPIYLLNKADQSAHTLEYGVNEVPRTIIDGIYGVKHRNDPFSMDEWGRNEYAKRTIIDAPFNLVLSDTVIISGENTNNPGESLKIDVTITKSPTADTISSPLVLEVGVLQKSLEVNGRTYHNVLRKLLPNAAGNYIYGDWLPNDISRTETITQYWSPDFTYDAADTFLIVAYVHDTHLSKTHTKEIYQGAYKQIGIMPPTAPITGLNDGVYQGIKIYPNPSKGDAILMFDQPLIEDSPIKVYSSTGLLVYEGNITKGATSFKIPLESRPEGLYIVSFYAQGRMIRLPHILR, encoded by the coding sequence GTGGCTGTAGTAGAATCAACTTCACCAGCCGAAGGCTCTAAAGTATCTGTTAGAAATAGAGTTGTATCAATCTCATTTAACGGAGCCGTTAGGATGATCAATGATGATGAAATTAATGATGAAAATGCGAGCAGTTTGATATCCATTACAGCAAAAGGATCAAACATTACATCAGGATATGTAGTGACTATGAGAAATGACAGCAAAAAAATAACGATTACTTTTAGTGATTTGCTTATTCCTGATGCCGATTATATTATCAGACTGGAGCCAGTGGAGTATAACGATGACCAGGCCAGTGACCCTTTCACTCTAAACTTTTCGACAGGTGCTCTGGTCAGTATAAATGACCTGACATTTTCAAATAAACTCTGTGCCGGAGATACGGCAAATCTTGCCGCTATTACTATCAATGAGGGATTTATAGGGAACTTTTACAATGAGGGAGGAGGTGGAGCCCACCAGGATATTCAATTAAAGTTACCAGATGGCCTGAGCTTTGATATTAGTAATGCCACGCTATCAGTAAATGATGGTACCTCAACAGATTTAATGATTGACGGCGTAAGATTTTTTATAAATGATAGTAATTTTCCTGGCGCTTTACTGATTGGCTTTGTACCCAATTCAGCATCAGGAGCTTCATTTACTGATATTATACGATTGACAGGAGTGAAAGTAGTTGCCAGCCCTAATATTACCCCGGGCGACTATGAAATAAAATTGGTCAATGTTGATCTTTCATATCCTGGACTTTTCGTTGATGATGTCGTGGGTACAGTCACTGTCAGCGGGTATGAAACAGTAAGTCTGAGTCATGATGGTGGCGGCTTTGATTCATTGGTATCCATATGTGCTGGGGATCCGGTGACTTTTACCGCCAGCGAAGGAACATCTCCTTATGTATTTTATAAAAAAGGAAGTGGGGATGAGTTAGAAACAGGTAACACCTACACATCCACAACTTTAAGTCACGAGGATGAGGTTTATGCTGTATCATCGGGTAGCATCACCGAATGTGGGGGAGAAAGTAATGTTATATCTGTGGTTGTTACAGATAGTACTCCTCCCGTAATCACACTTACAGATATTGAAAATAACACGGAAAATACGGTTGGGAGTGGTCAAACATTTGCTATACCTACTACTGCGGTTGGCGTGAAGCTTTCAGCAGATCAAGTTGGCTCGTTTTCAGGGGACAGTTTAGTTATTAGCGAAGACAATGTGGAGTTTTTAACTAATAAAGTAGGCAAGAAGCCAGGTTTATATTCGGTAATTTTTCACAGTGAAGATGAGTGCAAACCTGACGTATCTTTTACTATTGAGGTTTATGATAATTCCAGAAATCAACTCTTAGGGCTTAAAAATAATGGCATTTGCTATCATGCTACGACCCTCATTCCAATTGGATGGCTGGGTGAAGGTGTGGATGGAGAGTTGGATAGCATTAGTTCAACACCAAATGTAGTTACAGGAAGCTTAAACCCAGCCTATAACGGCGGACTTTCCAGTGGCTATTATATTGACCCAAACATGGTACGTGACACTTCACTGGTGGGAAAAGAAATTACTTTTAATATAGTATATATTAATAATAGTGGAACTAAAGATACTACCGAACAGACTGTTTCTGTACAGGGAACAGCTCAGCTTGAGATTATTTTGGCCGGTGACATACCATTGGAAGATCGCTACTGCGAAAATGCCTCTCCTATAAGGATTGTTGGTAACCCTCTGGGCACAAATGATGTTATAAAGACTTTTAGTATTTTAGATCTAAGTGAATCCACTAATATTAATGATGCAAAACCTTTAACTGATCTCACCTTCATTTTTGATCCGGAACAAGAAGATTCATCTACAATAAACAATCTTACTTATAACAATGATAAAGGCTATTTAATTGTATATGAGTATGTGAGTGAATATGGGTGTGTTGCTCAAATAACAGATACCATACAAGTAGTTCCTCTACCTGATTCACTTTCTGCAACCCCTGTACAATTTGATTATTGTATAGGCGATGAGATCGGTTTTATAAAAATAGATAAGCCTGATACCATAGATATTGCATGGTATAATAGTCAAGGCTTTCTATTAGATGTCGCCGATAGTTTATTCCCAAGTGTCAACACTTCATTTCCTGAAGTTTTTGATTTTTCTGTAAGACCCCAAAATGTGGATATTGGATGTATGGGCCCGGATACTAAACTCTCCATTCGAGTTGGAGAATTTCCTAAAGCAAATTTTACTTTTTTAAGTAATTGCAGTTCAGATAGTAAAATAACCTTTAATAGCTCTAAGTCGCAGGGGGGAGCAGCACAGCGAGATAAAATTGAGAATGTTTATTGGAATTTTCACTCCCCCGATACTTTAGTGCAAACAGAGGATACTCTAGTGAGTCATATATTTCCTGGAGGAGGTACTTATGAAGTTTCCCTAGTTGTAGAGACAGTCCTTGGGTGTACAGATACTTTAAGCCAGATTGTGTCGGTATTTGAAACCACTAATGAGACCATTAATAATGAAGTATATCTTGAGACCTTTAATATTGGAAATGGAGGATGGATATCTACTCGAGATAATAACAATGCAAATGGGCTGGCCTCTAATAGCAGCTGGCAGATCACCCATATCAACAATAGTCCTGCTTGGGTTACGGCTAATGATACCACAGGTGTCTTTAATGACAATGAAAATTCCTGGGTGGAAAGCCCATGTTTCAACCTTGATCTTTGGGAAAGACCCAAAATTGATATGGATATTCGGTACTTTACCGATAAGTTTGAGGGTGCCACATTGCAATATGCCATTAGTGACGAAAAAAATGATGAAAAGTGGGAAACACTTGGAGAAGTTGAAGGAGGCATTAATTGGTTTAACTCATCAGGTGTAGCCGCATCTCCCGGAGAGCAAACCATCGGATGGGAAGGTGGTACAGGAGAATGGAAAAAAGCTAGGATATCCTTAGACGACGTAAAGGAAAATGCTGGAGGCAAGCCTGTTAGGTTTCGCATAGCATTTGCAAGCCTTGAGCTTGGCAATGGAAGAGAAAATAACTACGATGGTTTTGCCTTTGATAATTTTGCTATCAGAGAGCGAAACAGAATGATAGTTCTTGAACATTTTACCAATGTAGAAGCAGAAAGTAATGAATTTGAAAATAACTATGTAGACGATTTTGCCAATGCACGCCCTTATGAAGTCATTAAAATTGAATACCATACCTCATATCCTGCTTCTGATCCGATTTATCTTTTAAATAAAGCCGACCAAAGTGCTCATACGCTTGAGTATGGTGTAAACGAAGTTCCCAGAACAATTATAGATGGTATATATGGCGTTAAGCATAGAAATGATCCTTTCAGTATGGATGAATGGGGAAGGAACGAATATGCTAAACGAACCATTATTGATGCACCTTTCAATTTAGTTCTTTCCGATACTGTTATAATAAGTGGCGAAAATACGAACAATCCTGGCGAAAGTTTAAAAATTGATGTTACTATCACCAAAAGCCCTACGGCGGACACCATTTCTTCGCCACTTGTGCTTGAAGTGGGGGTACTTCAAAAAAGTCTGGAAGTTAATGGCCGCACATATCATAATGTACTAAGGAAGCTTTTGCCAAATGCCGCAGGAAATTATATTTATGGTGATTGGTTGCCCAACGACATATCACGTACAGAAACTATCACTCAATACTGGAGCCCTGACTTCACGTATGATGCGGCTGATACATTTTTAATCGTGGCTTATGTTCATGATACTCACCTATCAAAGACCCATACAAAAGAAATTTACCAGGGCGCCTATAAACAGATAGGTATCATGCCTCCAACTGCACCCATCACCGGCTTGAACGATGGCGTGTATCAAGGCATTAAAATTTACCCAAACCCATCAAAAGGTGATGCCATACTAATGTTTGACCAGCCCTTAATTGAGGACAGTCCAATAAAAGTGTATTCATCAACCGGTTTGCTTGTATATGAAGGAAATATAACCAAAGGCGCAACATCCTTTAAAATTCCTTTGGAAAGTCGTCCGGAGGGGCTCTATATAGTATCCTTTTATGCTCAAGGCCGAATGATCAGGCTCCCCCATATCCTGCGCTAA
- a CDS encoding FISUMP domain-containing protein — MKNTLTESVKNSLLALILFMALSIISSCGGDDDGDTAPQQPSITGIEPAKGEVDDVVTITGSNFSTTASNNTVSFNGVESTVTSATATEIKTTVPAAATTGKITVTVEGMNPATSTSDFVVYNCYELTLTLKSGGYSIEAEASGGTTPYEYALDNGSYQSESSIDADATDHTVKVRDANGCEASASIAADALKTYTDKRDGQIYSVVKIGDQVWLGENFNLNTNTADSTSSWCPEDIAANCDTYGRLYTWYAASEMAPEGWRLPSQADWETLIAAVGGAATGGKAIQEGDFAALRSGDRDKSNTFSGLGTYGYYWASTVDSNNENLRVYYLIDADDPIDNSSISAAYGFSIRLIKE; from the coding sequence ATGAAAAACACCTTGACTGAATCAGTTAAAAATTCTTTATTGGCTTTAATTCTATTTATGGCCCTGTCCATTATTTCATCATGTGGTGGAGATGACGACGGAGATACTGCCCCTCAACAACCTTCCATTACCGGAATAGAGCCTGCGAAAGGCGAAGTTGACGATGTAGTAACTATCACAGGTTCCAATTTTAGCACTACCGCTTCAAATAATACCGTCAGTTTTAACGGAGTGGAATCCACAGTAACATCGGCAACAGCCACTGAGATTAAGACCACTGTACCGGCTGCAGCTACTACAGGGAAAATTACTGTTACTGTTGAAGGAATGAACCCGGCAACCAGTACCTCAGACTTTGTGGTATACAACTGCTACGAACTTACCCTCACACTTAAATCCGGAGGCTACAGCATAGAAGCTGAAGCCAGTGGTGGCACCACACCTTACGAATATGCCCTTGACAATGGCAGCTACCAATCAGAAAGCAGCATAGATGCGGATGCAACAGACCATACGGTTAAAGTAAGGGATGCGAATGGATGTGAGGCTAGCGCTAGTATTGCTGCCGATGCTCTAAAAACTTATACCGACAAACGGGATGGACAAATCTATAGTGTGGTCAAAATAGGAGATCAGGTATGGCTGGGTGAAAACTTTAACCTCAATACCAATACTGCGGACTCAACTTCTTCATGGTGTCCTGAAGATATAGCTGCTAACTGTGATACATATGGCAGGTTATATACATGGTACGCAGCGTCTGAAATGGCGCCCGAAGGGTGGCGATTGCCTTCTCAGGCCGACTGGGAAACTTTAATTGCAGCAGTGGGAGGTGCTGCAACTGGTGGTAAAGCAATCCAGGAAGGCGACTTTGCAGCATTGAGAAGTGGGGATCGAGATAAATCTAATACATTCAGCGGTCTTGGTACTTATGGGTATTACTGGGCCTCTACAGTTGATTCTAATAATGAGAACCTAAGAGTTTATTACTTAATAGATGCCGATGATCCAATTGATAATTCATCTATTTCAGCGGCTTACGGGTTTAGTATTAGGTTAATCAAAGAATAA
- a CDS encoding efflux RND transporter periplasmic adaptor subunit, with translation MKLKITYILILLTLSFPLLKCGQTESPDEHGHEHTEENQDEHAHEEEEYSEEGMVELNAVQIANAGLKYGDMDTLNTSAYVKANGILDLPPQNIAAVSAPMDGFVKKANYLVGDYVKEGTVLAVLEHMDYIKLQEEYLSVINNLSYLESEYQRQKQLDSARVTAKKQYQAASAAYEGAMARKKALEKQLQYMGISPKRVASGEISATISIRAPLSGHITALNVHNGAFAEQRQELYEIVDTDHMHLELNVFEQDISKVKVGQPISFAVPAMGEQRYNGRVFLVGKSFDQQSKTVKVHAHIEHEDHGFIRGYYAEAKIYTEDKKIVALPEEAVVSDEGNSYIFIFTEDSHEKRDSHEGEEEHTHNKHEETHGTSFKRIQVVIGERDQGFIQIVEVPALTADVKIVTQGAYYLLSEMKKGEGGHHHH, from the coding sequence ATGAAACTTAAAATAACATATATATTAATACTTCTGACCTTATCATTTCCCTTGCTAAAGTGTGGGCAAACGGAGTCACCTGATGAGCATGGACATGAACATACAGAGGAAAACCAGGATGAACACGCGCATGAGGAAGAAGAATACTCAGAAGAAGGTATGGTGGAACTGAATGCCGTACAGATAGCCAATGCAGGTCTTAAATATGGCGACATGGATACCCTGAACACTTCGGCTTATGTAAAAGCAAATGGTATACTGGACCTTCCACCACAAAATATTGCTGCTGTATCAGCTCCAATGGATGGTTTTGTGAAAAAAGCGAATTACCTGGTGGGTGACTACGTCAAGGAAGGTACTGTGCTAGCGGTATTGGAACATATGGATTACATCAAGCTTCAGGAAGAGTATTTGAGCGTGATTAACAACCTGAGCTATCTTGAATCGGAATATCAAAGGCAAAAGCAGCTGGATTCTGCCCGGGTAACGGCCAAGAAACAGTACCAGGCTGCCAGCGCGGCCTATGAAGGTGCTATGGCCAGGAAGAAGGCACTTGAAAAGCAGTTGCAATACATGGGTATATCTCCAAAGCGGGTAGCATCCGGAGAAATCTCTGCTACCATAAGCATCCGTGCCCCTTTAAGTGGACACATTACTGCACTGAATGTTCATAATGGTGCCTTTGCCGAACAGAGGCAGGAGCTTTATGAAATAGTGGATACGGATCATATGCACCTGGAATTAAACGTTTTCGAGCAGGATATTTCTAAAGTTAAAGTTGGGCAACCGATCAGCTTTGCGGTTCCTGCTATGGGAGAGCAACGCTACAATGGAAGGGTATTTCTGGTTGGTAAATCGTTTGACCAACAAAGCAAAACCGTCAAGGTGCATGCCCATATAGAGCATGAAGATCACGGCTTTATTCGCGGGTATTATGCCGAAGCAAAGATATATACCGAAGATAAAAAGATAGTTGCTTTGCCAGAGGAAGCGGTGGTTTCCGATGAAGGAAATTCATATATCTTCATATTTACGGAGGATAGTCATGAAAAAAGAGACTCCCATGAAGGTGAAGAGGAGCATACTCACAATAAACATGAAGAAACACATGGCACTTCTTTTAAGAGGATACAGGTAGTAATAGGAGAGAGGGATCAGGGTTTTATTCAAATCGTGGAAGTACCAGCATTGACAGCAGACGTAAAGATCGTAACCCAGGGTGCCTATTATCTCCTGTCGGAAATGAAAAAAGGAGAGGGTGGACATCATCATCATTAG